Proteins from one Ananas comosus cultivar F153 linkage group 5, ASM154086v1, whole genome shotgun sequence genomic window:
- the LOC109710472 gene encoding uncharacterized exonuclease domain-containing protein At3g15140 — protein MSLARVSSPSLFSHLSSSSSSHLLLPHALIPISSLPPRLFNRSLLSISASFSSQTCDPSMETEVPNPYKWKPMCLYYTQGKCTKMDDAMHLEKFNHDIPVDLRINSSSLDKLRPQNLDYLLVLDLEGKVEILEFPVVMIDSKSMEFVDSFHRFVRPSKMSEQRIMEYIEGKYGKFGVDRVWHDTALPFKDVLQEFEEWITTHHLWNKEQEGSLNRAAFVTCGNWDVKTKIPEQCRVSKIKLPSYFKEWINLKDIYLNFYNRRATGMMTMMRQLQMLPRGSHHLGIDDCKNIARVLQRMLADGVLMQITARRNSSTPGDVKFLFKNRIR, from the exons ATGTCGCTCGCTAGGGTTTCTTCTCCCAGTTTATTCTCTCACttgtcctcttcctcctcctctcacctcctcctcccccatGCTCTAATCCCAATCTCTTCGCTTCCCCCTCGCCTCTTCAATCGAAGCCTCCTCTCCATATCTGCTTCGTTCTCGTCCCAAACTTGCGATCCTTCGATGGAAACCGAAGTTCCAAATCCCTACAAATGGAAGCCCATGTGTTTGTACTACACACAGGGGAAGTGTACAAAG ATGGATGATGCTATGCATCTTGAGAAATTCAATCATGATATTCCGGTGGACCTCAGAATAAATTCCTCTAGCCTCGATAAGTTGCGACCTCAAAATCTGGATTACCTTTTGGTTCTTGATTTGGAAGGCAAAGTTGAGATTCTTGAATTTCCTGTTGTAATGATCGATTCAAAGAGTATGGAATTCGTTGATTCATTCCACAG GTTTGTAAGGCCAAGCAAAATGAGTGAGCAAAGAATTATGGAATATATAGAAGGGAAATATGGAAAATTTGGAGTTGACCG TGTATGGCATGATACTGCCCTCCCTTTTAAAGACGTGCTTCAGGAGTTTGAGGAATGGATAACAACTCATCACTTGTGGAATAAGGAGCAAGAAGGGTCACTCAACAGAGCAGCATTTGTTACTTG TGGGAATTGGGATGTGAAGACTAAGATTCCTGAGCAGTGCAGAGTTTCCAAAATAAAGTTGCCCTCTTACTTTAAGGAGTGGATCAATCTGAAAGATATCTATCTCAACTTCTACAATAGAAGG GCCACGGGAATGATGACAATGATGAGGCAGCTTCAGATGCTGCCAAGGGGAAGCCACCATCTTGGGATTGATGATTGCAAGAATATAGCGAGAGTTCTTCAGCGTATGCTTGCTGATGGTGTTCTCATGCAAATTACTGCAAGGAGGAACTCATCAACGCCTGGTGATGTGAAGTTCCTTTTCAAGAATCGAATCAGATGA
- the LOC109709857 gene encoding fasciclin-like arabinogalactan protein 9, with amino-acid sequence MHVVTPMASFQNPSLPLAFFLAITAAFLTNAAAAVAAPAPSPSPAAIDITGILDKGSQYTTFKRLLKATEAYQEILTQLDDSSDGVTLLAPTDDAFKALKPGTLNKLTAQDESELVLYHVLPQYYTFDSFATASNPVRTQASGYDGVDTVNVTSTGVNQVYVSTGVVGTTITNAVYLKYPVAVYSLEKVLLPNELFGPESSRRPLNSPPAPAAKPKNGTAAAQSSENDQSNSASENSLVKRRIGWGFVVGFVLARAMGLL; translated from the exons ATGCACGTAGTAACCCCAATGGCCTCTTTCCAAAATCCTTCACTACCATTAGCATTCTTCCTCGCCATAACAGCAGCATTCTTAACcaatgccgccgccgccgtcgcggcGCCCGCGCCGAGCCCGAGCCCGGCAGCGATCGACATAACAGGCATCCTCGACAAGGGCAGCCAGTACACCACCTTCAAGCGGCTGCTGAAAGCCACGGAAGCCTATCAAGAAATCCTGACGCAGCTCGACGATTCCTCCGACGGCGTCACCCTCCTCGCCCCCACCGACGACGCCTTCAAAGCCCTCAAGCCCGGCACCCTCAACAAGCTCACCGCGCAGGACGAGTCGGAGCTCGTCCTCTACCACGTCCTCCCCCAGTACTACACCTTCGACTCCTTCGCCACCGCCAGCAACCCCGTGCGCACGCAGGCGTCCGGCTACGACGGCGTCGACACCGTCAACGTCACCAGCACCGGCGTTAATCAG GTATATGTGTCGACGGGCGTCGTCGGGACAACGATCACGAACGCCGTATATTTGAAGTACCCCGTGGCCGTGTACTCGCTGGAAAAAGTGTTGTTGCCGAACGAACTCTTCGGGCCGGAGTCGTCGAGGAGGCCGTTGAATTCCCCGCCGGCCCCAGCAGCAAAGCCGAAGAACGGCACGGCAGCGGCGCAGTCGTCGGAGAACGATCAGAGCAATTCGGCTTCCGAGAACAGCCTTGTGAAGAGGAGGATAGGGTGGGGCTTCGTCGTAGGGTTTGTGCTCGCGCGTGCAATGGGCCTACTGTAA
- the LOC109709856 gene encoding fasciclin-like arabinogalactan protein 6 codes for MAPAHFLLLLLLPLASPTLFAVAATVAPGPTPAPLNLTGILDKGGQYTTLLRLLKETQVGQQLTSQLNSSFDGLTLFAPTDNAFSQLKPGTLNTLTAQQQVELVLYHVLPRFYSLTTFQMASNPLRTQASGNNGVYTVNVTSTSNQVNVSTGVNQVVVSNVLHSDFPLAVYSLDNVLLPFDLFGVKPPAAAPAPDVAPKKKPKKAPADSTASGPAAADATASGAGLKRIGWGFIAGVGFMGIMNLL; via the exons ATGGCACCAGCACACTtcctcctgctcctcctcctccctctggCATCTCCCACGCTCTTCGCTGTCGCTGCAACGGTCGCGCCGGGCCCGACACCGGCCCCGCTGAACCTGACCGGCATCCTCGACAAGGGCGGGCAGTACACCACCCTGCTCCGCCTGCTCAAGGAGACCCAAGTTGGCCAGCAGCTCACCAGCCAGCTGAACAGCTCCTTCGACGGGCTCACGCTCTTCGCCCCCACCGACAACGCCTTCAGCCAACTCAAGCCCGGCACCCTCAACACCCTCACCGCCCAGCAGCAG GTGGAGCTCGTGCTGTACCACGTCCTGCCGCGCTTCTACAGCCTCACGACGTTCCAGATGGCCAGCAACCCGTTGCGCACACAGGCGTCCGGCAACAACGGCGTCTACACCGTCAACGTGACCAGCACGAGCAACCAGGTGAACGTGTCGACCGGCGTCAACCAGGTCGTCGTCAGCAACGTGCTGCACTCTGACTTCCCGCTGGCCGTGTACTCGCTCGACAACGTGCTGCTGCCGTTCGACCTCTTCGGGGTGAAGCCCCCCGCGGCCGCCCCCGCGCCGGATGTCGCGCCCAAGAAGAAGCCCAAGAAGGCGCCCGCGGACTCCACGGCCTCGGGCCCCGCCGCGGCCGACGCCACGGCGTCCGGGGCCGGTTTGAAGAGAATCGGATGGGGTTTTATCGCCGGGGTTGGTTTCATGGGCATCATGAACCTCCTTTGA
- the LOC109710286 gene encoding uncharacterized protein LOC109710286, translating to MVDCNDVLGCENVESSGHHGRKDFHSSKVQWESRMLQFSVKHYILFSLSSFPRASTSPPCSTPTTSSTISPPSRLAELPDDAAPPPPPPPPAEDDGGGPVELPSSAPSTIFAVDDNPSPLQVATSVLLTGAISLFLFRSLRRRAERAKELRVRSTGLKKTKDMKEEALDSLKAMGATSIDAGPPPSPAQAFLGGIAAGVIALILYKFTTTIEAALNRQAISDNFSVRQITITIRTIVNGLCYLATFVFGINSIGLTLYSLQLAIGSIMDGGSGKSPSSKEEGEQLNTKASDESSSENVESASNDLQQTSDKSKN from the exons ATGGTCGATTGTAATGATGTTCTCGGATGTGAAAATGTTGAGAGCTCAGGGCACCACGGAAGAAAAGATTTTCATAGTTCAAAAGTTCAG TGGGAAAGCAGGATGCTTCAATTCTCTG TAAAACACTACATTTTATTCTCATTATCCTCTTTTCCTCGCGCTTCCACTTCACCACCATGCTCCACTCCCACCACCTCCTCTACCATTTCACCCCCCTCCCGACTCGCGGAGCTCCCCGACGatgcggcgccgccgccgccgccgccgcccccggcgGAGGACGACGGCGGAGGGCCCGTAGAGCTCCCCTCCTCTGCCCCCTCTACCATCTTCGCCGTCGACGACAACCCGTCTCCGCTCCAGGTCGCCACCAGCGTCCTCCTCACCGGCGccatctccctcttcctcttccgctccctccgccgccgcgccgaaCGAGCCAAGGAATTG AGAGTGAGGTCGACGGGGTTGAAGAAGACGAAGGATATGAAGGAGGAGGCTTTGGATAGTTTGAAGGCAATGGGCGCGACTTCTATTGACGCCGGGCCGCCACCGTCTCCGGCCCAGGCCTTCTTGGGTGGGATCGCGGCTGGGGTCATTGCGCTCATCCTCTACAAATTCACCACCACTATCGAGGCTGCGCTTAATCGGCAGGCCATCTCTGATAACTTCTCG GTTCGTCagataacaataacaataag GACGATCGTTAATGGCTTGTGCTACTTAGCGACTTTCGTGTTTGGGATTAATTCCATCGGCTTGACACTCTACTCTCTTCAGCTTGCTATTGGTTCGATTATGGACGGTGGCTCCGGTAAGTCTCCATCTTCTAAGGAAGAAGGTGAACAGCTGAATACAAAGGCTTCTGACGAAAGCTCTTCGGAAAATGTGGAATCCGCAAGCAATGACTTGCAGCAGACTTCTGATAAGagtaaaaattga